A single genomic interval of Siphonobacter curvatus harbors:
- a CDS encoding nuclear transport factor 2 family protein, translated as MNLPKVVADLVETQNSFDSVAYTHCFSETAVVFDEGKTHHGKKEIEQWIADSNERYRATMKPISFEENETESFLKAETSGNFPGSPIVLTYHFVITNDLIQSLKVTG; from the coding sequence ATGAACTTACCGAAAGTAGTAGCCGATTTAGTCGAAACGCAAAACAGCTTTGATAGTGTTGCGTATACTCATTGTTTTTCTGAAACTGCCGTCGTTTTTGACGAAGGAAAAACGCACCATGGAAAAAAAGAAATAGAACAGTGGATTGCCGATTCAAATGAGCGATACAGGGCTACAATGAAACCCATCAGCTTTGAAGAAAACGAAACGGAAAGTTTTTTAAAAGCAGAAACATCCGGAAATTTTCCAGGAAGTCCTATTGTATTAACTTACCACTTCGTAATAACCAATGATTTAATACAATCGTTGAAAGTTACAGGATAA
- a CDS encoding SDR family oxidoreductase, whose amino-acid sequence MEQSNFNSELSGKIAVVTGGTKGAGRAIAERLLQAGATVIITARNAPEDKNDKLHFISADLSKAEGSQKVVSEVLATYGRVDILVNNLGSSETPAGGFAVLSDQDWESTLQANLLAPVRLDRGFLPKMIDQKSGVIIHIASIQGKLPLYESTLPYAAAKAGLRNYSKSLSNEVTPKGIRVLTVSPGWINTTASVAWLGELARNANSTVAEAQQSVMDALGGIPFGRPAEPEEVAELVGFLVSPRASYLSGTEFVIDGGTVPTI is encoded by the coding sequence ATGGAACAGTCTAATTTCAACAGTGAGTTATCAGGTAAGATTGCCGTAGTAACAGGGGGTACAAAAGGAGCCGGAAGAGCCATTGCAGAACGGCTTTTACAAGCGGGTGCAACCGTTATTATTACCGCAAGAAATGCACCAGAAGACAAAAACGACAAGTTGCATTTCATTTCCGCTGATTTAAGTAAGGCAGAGGGATCACAAAAGGTGGTAAGCGAAGTACTAGCAACGTATGGCAGAGTAGACATCCTAGTCAATAACCTGGGTTCTTCCGAAACACCCGCTGGTGGTTTTGCCGTATTAAGTGATCAGGATTGGGAATCAACCCTACAAGCTAATCTGCTCGCTCCGGTTCGACTGGACAGAGGGTTTTTGCCAAAAATGATCGATCAAAAAAGTGGCGTTATCATTCACATCGCTTCGATCCAAGGCAAGCTGCCACTCTACGAATCCACGTTGCCTTACGCAGCAGCCAAAGCAGGATTAAGAAACTACAGTAAAAGTTTATCGAACGAAGTTACCCCTAAGGGTATTCGGGTGCTGACGGTTTCGCCAGGCTGGATCAACACGACCGCATCGGTAGCCTGGCTGGGTGAACTTGCAAGAAATGCGAATAGTACAGTAGCAGAAGCTCAACAAAGTGTCATGGATGCCTTGGGCGGAATACCCTTCGGAAGACCGGCAGAACCTGAAGAAGTGGCAGAATTGGTTGGTTTTTTGGTTTCACCCAGAGCAAGCTATCTCAGCGGGACAGAATTTGTCATTGACGGTGGAACGGTACCTACTATTTAA
- a CDS encoding winged helix-turn-helix transcriptional regulator, which translates to MYERKTTPNLNCGLDLIGEVLYGKWKIRLLWFINEGHQRPSELQRKIPDASRRVLNIQLKELVDHELVTRKIYPVVPPKVEYSLTDFGKTLIPVIAALGQWSDEHEERLREVISRQVISSDLDVSLIS; encoded by the coding sequence ATGTATGAGAGAAAGACAACACCAAACCTGAATTGTGGGCTTGATCTGATCGGGGAAGTACTTTACGGCAAATGGAAAATCCGTTTACTGTGGTTTATCAACGAAGGTCATCAACGCCCAAGCGAACTGCAACGCAAAATCCCCGATGCGTCACGCAGGGTTTTGAATATTCAGTTGAAAGAATTAGTAGATCACGAATTGGTTACGAGAAAAATTTATCCCGTTGTACCGCCAAAAGTAGAATATAGCCTGACTGATTTCGGGAAAACATTAATCCCAGTAATTGCTGCATTAGGACAATGGAGCGATGAACACGAAGAGCGATTGCGAGAGGTGATTTCGAGGCAAGTTA